GTCCGGGTCCGCCGCCGGGGTCCGGTCCGCCGCCGCACCCGGGTCACCGAAAGCCTCGGGGATCTCGGGGGCCCCGGAGGTCTCGGAGGCCCCCAGGTCCGCCACGACCGGCGCCTCCCAAACCGGCGAGGCCTCCTCCTTCGGCCGGAACAGAGGCGGCGGGGTCGGAAGGGTCGGCTGGTGCAGGGCCACACCGTCCACCAGGGGCATCGGGGTCTCGCCGCCGGGGGTGCGGCCGCCGTGGTCAGTCAGGGGGTGGGGGTTCTGGTCTGGGGTCACCGGTTCCCGTTTCCTTTCCGTCATCCGTCGAGTCCGTCGGGTTCATCGAGTCCGTCGGATCCATCGCGTCCATCGGGTCCGTCAGGTCTTCACGCCCTCAGGCGAAGAGCCGGCGCCAGGTCTCCGGCCCCGGGTATCCGTCGGCCGCGCCGCCGCGCCAGCCCTGGGCGCGCTGGAACGCCTCGACGTTGCGGCGGTCCGCCTCGGTCCAGCGCGGGTCGGGGCCCGACGCGTAGTGCTTGCCGTATCCCTTCTTCACCAACTGTTTGCCGAGCCGGTCGACATGGCTGTTGGCCTGACCCGGCTGGAAATAGCCGCGCCCGGGGAAGACCACCGAGGTGTTCGGGCTGCCGCCCGTGACCGTGGCCGGGATGTCACGGCCCTTACCCGTGGCCAGCAGGCGCCAGGTGTCCGGGCCGGGGATGCCGTCCGCCTCCTTGCCCTTCCATCCCTGGGCCTGCTGGAACGCCTGTGTGGCCCGCCGGTCCGCCTCGCCCCAGACGGGGCCGGGCCCGACCGCGTAGAACCGCTTGCCGCCGCGTGCGATCAGCATCTCGCCGAGCCGGGTGACATGGGCGTTGTTCGCGCCGGGGCCGAACTTGCCGGCGCCGGGGAAGGCCGTGTCGGAGCCCGAGCCGGGCGAGCCGCCGCCGACGCCCTTGTAGCGGTAGGCGACATAGCGGTCGGAGTTGCTCCAGTACGCCATGGGCGTCGACTGCCTCCGCGTCTGCGGGCGCGCCTGCTCGTAGGCGATGTAGTGGGTGCGGGTGTAGTCGGTCCAGCCGCCGAAGATGGTGACGTGGGAGCCCTTGGAGGGGTCGGCGGGGTTGTGGAAGAGGAGCATGTCGCCGGGCT
This DNA window, taken from Streptomyces griseus subsp. griseus, encodes the following:
- a CDS encoding peptidoglycan-binding protein, whose protein sequence is MTVPVFEEYEPAIDCTCAGCALQRRTAARAVPVRYGGHPAAHGARRALVLATAAGVVLSCGAAGAAAAAGHSAGVPRADQDPEPLPDTPQGEKGPLKGSGASGPPSDSAVLRKTTRAEIINRAKKWVDAKIPYSMEKYWSDGYRQDCSGYVSMAWNLGTNEWTGSLASYGTRIARADLQPGDMLLFHNPADPSKGSHVTIFGGWTDYTRTHYIAYEQARPQTRRQSTPMAYWSNSDRYVAYRYKGVGGGSPGSGSDTAFPGAGKFGPGANNAHVTRLGEMLIARGGKRFYAVGPGPVWGEADRRATQAFQQAQGWKGKEADGIPGPDTWRLLATGKGRDIPATVTGGSPNTSVVFPGRGYFQPGQANSHVDRLGKQLVKKGYGKHYASGPDPRWTEADRRNVEAFQRAQGWRGGAADGYPGPETWRRLFA